Proteins from a genomic interval of Rosa chinensis cultivar Old Blush chromosome 2, RchiOBHm-V2, whole genome shotgun sequence:
- the LOC112183306 gene encoding transcription initiation factor TFIID subunit 14b, with product MSARKVGEAEPQPEDGGSAQVSQSVRGSKSSDDSDKKSTDRKLKDVDICVPIVYGTIAFYLGRKASESQSHKWTVYVRGATNEDLGVVVKRVVFQLHPSFNNPMRVIESPPFELTECGWGEFEIAISLFFHNDICEKQLDLYHHLKLYTEDESGPQSTKKPVVMESYNEIVFPDPSEAFFARVQNHPAVIVPRLPGGFNLPNPVINDNMNENKRGDTKDHPLSQWFLNFSEADELLKLAAARQEVQAHIVNMRRKLSLMEGVPQLSKPPSGFEYA from the exons ATGTCGGCGAGGAAAGTAGGTGAAGCTGAACCTCAGCCTGAGGACGGTGGCTCTGCGCAAGTTTCACAGTCCGTTCGAGGTTCCAAGTCTAGTGATGATAGTGACAAGAAG AGCACAGACAGGAAACTTAAGGATGTTGATATTTGTGTGCCGATAGTATATGGGACGATCGCGTTCTATCTCGGTAGAAAGGCCAGTGA GTCTCAGTCCCATAAGTGGACAGTTTATGTTCGTGGAGCTACGAACGAGGACCTTGGGGTGGTGGTGAAGCGTGTTGTCTTTCAATTGCATCCTAGTTTCAACAACCCTATGAGAGTGATTGAATCGCCCCCATTTGAGTTAACAGAATGTGGTTGGGGTGAATTTGAAATTGCCATCAGCCTGTTTTTCCACAATGATATCTGTGAGAAACAGTTGGACTT GTATCACCATTTGAAGCTATATACTGAAGATGAATCAGGCCCCCAGTCGACCAAGAAACCTGTTGTTATGGAATCTTACAATGAAATAGTTTTTCCAGACCCTTCCGAGGCATTTTTTGCTCGTGTGCAAAACCATCCAGCTGTCATAGTTCCCCGTTTGCCTGGCGGGTTTAACTTGCCTAATCCTG TTATTAATGATAACATGAATGAAAACAAACGCGGAGACACGAAGGATCATCCTCTTAGTCAGTGGTTCTTGAACTTTTCAGAGGCAGATGAACTCCTAAAACTTGCAGCAGCTCGCCAAGAG GTTCAAGCCCACATTGTTAACATGAGAAGAAAACTGAGCTTGATGGAAGGGGTGCCCCAGCTGTCCAAACCACCCTCTGgatttgaatatgcatga
- the LOC112190410 gene encoding auxin-responsive protein SAUR50 has translation MAIIKKSLSNKALLVPQTAALKQILKRCSSFGKKNNGYNESGLPDDIPKGHFAVYVGENRSRYIIPISWLGNPEFQSLLQRAEEEFGFNHVMGLTIPCEEVVFRSLIDQYC, from the coding sequence ATGGCGATCATCAAAAAATCATTATCAAACAAAGCATTGCTAGTGCCTCAAACGGCAGCGCTGAAGCAAATTCTCAAGAGGTGCTCGAGTTTCGGGAAGAAAAACAATGGCTACAATGAAAGTGGTCTCCCTGATGATATTCCGAAAGGGCATTTCGCTGTGTACGTAGGCGAAAACAGAAGCCGATACATAATCCCTATTTCGTGGTTGGGCAACCCGGAGTTTCAGAGCTTGCTGCAGAGGGCTGAGGAGGAGTTCGGGTTTAACCATGTCATGGGTTTGACGATTCCTTGCGAAGAAGTCGTCTTTCGCTCCCTGATAGATCAGTATTGCTGA